The Clostridiisalibacter paucivorans DSM 22131 sequence ACTTCTGAATCTCCATTTTTATCTTTAACTTGTACCACAGTGCCTATACCCCATTTTTTATGCATTACCTTTGATCCTGGTAAAACTTTAGGGCTATTCCTTTTATCTTTTCCTGTATTTTCATAGGTATACCCAGTGAAATATTTCTTTTTATTATTTTTAGAATAATCCTTTGCTTTTGTATTTTCATTTTTACTAGAGGTATGTTTTTCTCTACAACTTTCAATCAATGATTGAGGCATCTCATTTATAAATCTAGATATGCTATTGTATGTGGTCTTACCATATATGGTCCTTACATCTGTATAAGTCAAATACAATACCTTTTCCGCTCTAGTAACTCCCACATAACATAGTCTTCGTTCCTCTTCCATATCATCTTCACTGGTCAATGCCCTAGATATGGGAAATATCCCATCTTCCATTCCACTTAAAAACACCACTGGAAACTCCAATCCCTTGGCACTATGCAATGTCATCAAAGTAACTGAATCCTGTTTATCATCATCGGTTTTATCCACATCTGAAAGCAATGATATATTAGCTAAGAAATCCTCTAGAGTACTCTCTTCACTTCTCTCTTCAAAATCTATAGCTACTGATATAAACTCCTTTATATTTTCAATCCTAGTCCTGGCCTCCACTGAGCCATCCCTTTCTAATTCCTCCACATATCCAGTAGAATTAATTATATCTTCTATCAACGCCTTTACGCCTACTAATTCTTTCATTGCGATAAACTTACCTATCATTGTGGCAAAATTGCTAACCAAAGTCATAGCCCTATGGGAAAGCCCCGGTATATCTTGAGCATCTAATATAAGACTATACATACTTTCTTCCCGTTGAGTACTATATGCCTCTATCTTCTCTACAGTCCTTTTACCTATTCCACGCTTAGGTACATTTATTATTCTTTTTAAACTATAATTATCTAATGGATTCTGTATTAGTCTTAAATAAGCAACTATATCCTTTATTTCTTTCCTATCATAAAACTTTAATCCCCCTACTATCTTATAGGATATATTAAATTTAAGCATGGACTCCTCTAGTACACGAGATTGGGCATTGGTTCTGTATAGTATGGCAAAGTCCGAATAACTCATATCTTTTTTCTCTATCATA is a genomic window containing:
- the pcrA gene encoding DNA helicase PcrA, whose translation is MSFLDGLNEMQQEAVRATEGPLLILAGAGSGKTRVLTHRIAYLIEENNILPENILAITFTNKAAGEMKERLGNLIDYRVDGMWVGTFHSICVRILRRDIEKLGYGKNFVIFDTDDQMTLIKDCLKEKDVNPKLFDPRATLRFIGSQKDILVDPDTYIKDNFTDFRERTKGELYELYQKKLKENNALDFDDLIGKTIELFKNSPDVLDFYRRKFRYVLVDEYQDTNRAQYQLIRLLSSKYKNVCVVGDADQSIYGWRGADIRNILDFESDYSNAKTIKLEQNYRSTKNILKAANCVIENNCERKEKNLWTSNDAGHPIKIYNADNEHDEGNFIAKTIKNMIEKKDMSYSDFAILYRTNAQSRVLEESMLKFNISYKIVGGLKFYDRKEIKDIVAYLRLIQNPLDNYSLKRIINVPKRGIGKRTVEKIEAYSTQREESMYSLILDAQDIPGLSHRAMTLVSNFATMIGKFIAMKELVGVKALIEDIINSTGYVEELERDGSVEARTRIENIKEFISVAIDFEERSEESTLEDFLANISLLSDVDKTDDDKQDSVTLMTLHSAKGLEFPVVFLSGMEDGIFPISRALTSEDDMEEERRLCYVGVTRAEKVLYLTYTDVRTIYGKTTYNSISRFINEMPQSLIESCREKHTSSKNENTKAKDYSKNNKKKYFTGYTYENTGKDKRNSPKVLPGSKVMHKKWGIGTVVQVKDKNGDSEVSIAFEGQGVKNLLLSMAPIELLD